A single region of the Lycium barbarum isolate Lr01 chromosome 2, ASM1917538v2, whole genome shotgun sequence genome encodes:
- the LOC132625993 gene encoding G-type lectin S-receptor-like serine/threonine-protein kinase LECRK3: MANSFSYLLLVIFLLFLVPLHNLAQNNGRVATSSSITATDGSTPWLSPSGDFAFGFQNLQDNKDHFLLCIWYEKIQEKTIVWHANMSDPVPQGSRLNLDPQRGLILSDPQGTNLWKTDLVDGNIDYALMNDTGNFVIMGRGSTDPLWESFRNRTDTMLPTQTLKRGSFLVSQKSEANFTQGRFYLRMSDNGNLVLVTQSVPSNSDYDYVYYNSQTSDTINATNSGDKLVFDENGLMYVLTGNNQRQILNSESIPPASDNYHRVTLNFDGVLTHYYHSRNSNSSGWNVLWSQPDNICKITGNNGPGACGYNNVCSLSTNNRPVCNCPKGYTLLDPNDAHGDCKPDFPLSCDVVTRGSPEDSYSFLTVRDTDWPLSDFQQISPSTEENCQSTCLHDCFCAVAIYRSNSCWKKKLPLSNGRIDNSLNAKAFIKISKDGVPRPLSPGLPNNPGSHQSKNWRIWAILASSLLGSSVLINIVLISVFCWGFFHIYKKRVHEFRPTSHVTDSVCHSFTYKELVVATKEFKEEIGRGAFGIVYKGVMSVGSRNVVAIKKLDRVAREAEKDFMTEVNVISQTHHKNLVRLIGYCNEGPHRLLVYEYMSNGTLASFIYGDPKPNWSQRTKIATGIARGLAYLHEECSKQIIHCDIKPQNILLDDYYVARISDFGLSKLLMINQSRTNTDIRGTRGYVAPEWFRNCLVTVKVDVYSFGVLLLEIITCRKCLKDEESYGPEAILTDWVLDCFQEGKLEALVQSDIEALNDRKQLERFVMVGIWCIQEDPMTRPTMRKVCQMLEGAVEVTVPPCPYNISITI; this comes from the exons ATGGCTAATTCTTTTTCTTATCTTCTACTAGTAATATTTCTCCTTTTTCTTGTTCCATTACACAATTTAGCTCAAAATAATGGTAGGGTAGCTACTAGTAGTTCTATTACTGCAACAGATGGAAGCACCCCATGGCTTTCACCATCTGGTGATTTTGCATTTGGGTTCCAAAACCTTCAAGATAATAAAGATCACTTCTTGCTTTGTATATGGtatgaaaaaatacaagaaaaaacTATAGTCTGGCATGCAAATATGAGTGATCCAGTGCCACAAGGATCAAGATTGAATCTTGATCCTCAAAGAGGTCTAATACTTAGTGATCCTCAAGGGACTAACCTTTGGAAAACTGATTTGGTTGATGGTAATATTGACTATGCACTCATGAATGATACTGGGAATTTTGTTATCATGGGAAGAGGTTCTACTGATCCATTGTGGGAAAGTTTTAGAAATCGAACTGATACTATGTTGCCAACTCAAACATTGAAAAGAGGAAGCTTCCTTGTTTCTCAAAAGTCAGAAGCTAATTTCACTCAAG GTAGGTTTTATCTTCGCATGTCTGATAACGGGAATTTGGTGCTTGTTACACAAAGTGTGCCTTCCaattcagattatgattatgtgtACTATAACAGTCAAACTTCTGACACAATAAATGCAACGAATTCTGGGGATAAGTTGGTTTTCGACGAGAATGGCCTGATGTACGTATTGACGGGAAACAATCAAAGGCAAATTCTTAATTCCGAATCCATTCCTCCAGCGTCAGACAATTACCATCGCGTGACTCTTAACTTTGATGGTGTTCTTACTCATTATTATCATTCAAGGAATTCTAATAGCAGTGGCTGGAATGTTTTGTGGTCTCAACCCGATAATATATGCAAAATTACGGGAAACAATGGACCTGGTGCTTGTGGTTACAACAACGTATGCAGTCTTAGCACAAACAACAGACCAGTTTGTAACTGTCCAAAAGGATATACACTGCTTGATCCGAACGATGCTCACGGCGACTGCAAACCGGATTTTCCTCTAAGTTGTGATGTTGTTACGAGGGGTTCGCCTGAAGATTCGTATAGCTTTTTAACAGTCCGTGATACTGATTGGCCATTATCTGACTTTCAGCAAATTAGCCCTTCTACTGAAGAAAACTGCCAAAGTACTTGTTTGCATGATTGTTTCTGTGCTGTTGCCATTTATAGAAGCAATAGCTGCTGGAAAAAGAAACTGCCTTTGTCGAACGGGAGAATAGACAACAGTTTGAACGCGAAAGCTTTTATCAAAATAAGTAAAGACGGTGTCCCTCGGCCTTTAAGTCCTGGCCTTCCAAATAATCCAGGATCTCATCAAAGCAAGAATTGGCGAATTTGGGCAATTTTGGCGTCCTCACTCTTAGGTAGCTCGGTCTTGATAAATATTGTGCTCATTAGTGTATTCTGTTGGGGATTCTTCCACATTTACAAAAAGAGAGTGCACGAATTTCGCCCTACAAGTCACGTGACTGACTCTGTCTGTCACAGTTTTACGTACAAAGAACTTGTTGTAGCCACAAAAGAGTTCAAGGAAGAGATAGGCAGGGGTGCGTTCGGGATTGTTTATAAAGGGGTAATGTCTGTCGGTTCAAGAAACGTAGTCGCTATAAAGAAGCTGGACAGAGTTGCTCGTGAGGCAGAGAAAGACTTCATGACTGAAGTAAATGTGATTAGTCAGACTCATCACAAGAATTTGGTCCGATTGATCGGATATTGTAACGAGGGACCTCATCGTTTGTTGGTCTACGAGTATATGAGTAACGGCACTCTTGCAAGTTTCATTTATGGTGATCCAAAACCAAACTGGAGCCAGAGGACTAAAATTGCAACGGGGATTGCACGGGGCCTTGCGTACCTCCACGAAGAATGCAGTAAGCAGATTATTCATTGTGACATTAAGCCTCAAAACATTCTCCTTGATGATTATTATGTTGCTCGAATATCAGATTTCGGATTGTCTAAACTGCTGATGATCAACCAGAGTCGAACGAATACTGATATTAGAGGGACAAGAGGTTATGTTGCTCCGGAATGGTTCAGGAATTGTTTGGTCACAGTTAAGGTGGACGTTTACAGCTTTGGTGTATTGCTACTAGAGATCATCACTTGTCGGAAATGTTTGAAGGATGAGGAAAGCTATGGACCAGAGGCAATTCTTACGGATTGGGTTCTGGATTGCTTTCAAGAAGGGAAATTGGAAGCTTTGGTGCAAAGTGACATTGAGGCCTTGAATGACAGGAAGCAGCTCGAAAGGTTCGTGATGGTTGGTATTTGGTGCATTCAAGAGGATCCGATGACGAGGCCGACTATGAGGAAggtctgtcaaatgcttgaaggAGCTGTTGAAGTGACTGTTCCACCATGTCCATATAATATTAGCATTACTATTTAA